A stretch of DNA from Campylobacter gracilis:
TTGTTCTCATCGAGCTCTAAAACCTTGCTAATATCGCCGTTCATAATCATGCCGCTTTGAAATAGCCATTCGTTCTTTGAAAGCTGAAATTCTTGATGAGTCCATAAATTTGCCACGCCGATATCATTTAGCACGCTAGGCTCGTTGCCGTAAGCCTTCGCAACCATTACTAGATCAGGATAATAGGCGCGATTTACGAAGTCTGCGACCTCTTTAAATTTAGACATATATTCGCCCAGTCTCGCAGGACTTAGGATATCCATTACACAGGTGACGCCGCCTACGGTAAGGCTTTGCGGATGAGGCTGCTTCGCACCAAATATCGCCATCATCTGAGCCGCCGTGCGCTGAATGCGCAAACACTCAAGATAGTGCGAAAGAGCGATCAAATTTTGCTCCGGGCTAAGCTTGTATGTAGGATGGCCGAAGTAGGCATTGGCAAAAGGCCCCAAAGCGCCTTTTTTAACAAAAGCGCCCACGCGATCTTGCACCTCTTTTAGCTTATCCGCACCGCACGCATAAGGGGTGTCGCAGTATTTAAACGCCTCCTCGCTTGCTTTTTTAGGATCAGCGCTAAGCGCGCTTACTACATCTACGAAATCAAGCCCGTGGAGTTGATAAAAATGCACCGGATGATCGTGCAAAAACAGCGCGTTAGCCATCAGCGTGCGCGTTAGCAAGGCATTTAGCGGCGGAGTTATGCCGAGAGCGTTTTCTACCGCGACGATACCCGCTTTGTAGTGCGAGAAGGTGCAGACGCCGCAAATTCTTTGCATAAAAAATCCCGCGTCGCGCGGATCTCTGTTTTTTACTATAGTCTCAAGTCCGCGCCATAGCGTCGAGCTACTATAAGCCTCGCGGACGACGTTTTCATCATCCACTACGACCTCTATTCTTAAATGTCCCT
This window harbors:
- a CDS encoding nickel-dependent hydrogenase large subunit, giving the protein MSQRIVIDPITRIEGHLRIEVVVDDENVVREAYSSSTLWRGLETIVKNRDPRDAGFFMQRICGVCTFSHYKAGIVAVENALGITPPLNALLTRTLMANALFLHDHPVHFYQLHGLDFVDVVSALSADPKKASEEAFKYCDTPYACGADKLKEVQDRVGAFVKKGALGPFANAYFGHPTYKLSPEQNLIALSHYLECLRIQRTAAQMMAIFGAKQPHPQSLTVGGVTCVMDILSPARLGEYMSKFKEVADFVNRAYYPDLVMVAKAYGNEPSVLNDIGVANLWTHQEFQLSKNEWLFQSGMIMNGDISKVLELDENKITEEATHAWYKNDAALHPYDGEQEPNYTGLQDGQSIDAHGKEAHTKVLDTQGKYTWIKAPRYDGKPLQVGPLANIVVNYAKKNERVVKVVDQFLKDAGLPLEAVFSTLGRTACRMIEAKVVADNGLIALENLIANIKSGDTQTCAKYVIDNSKEYKGRYIGHVPRGALSHWCRIEKGVIKNWQAVVPSTWNATPKDKDGAMGAYESCLIGLKLADLSKPLEIIRRIHSFDPCIACAVHVMDAKGAELGCYRVDPSKG